The DNA window AACCGGTCATCGGAGGTAACAGCGTATAAATGGGAGGTCATTGGAACCGGCGGTTGCGGATTGTCTGGCTTCCTCTGTAGGTGCTCCAGCCGTTGGTTGCTCGATTCCTCCTGGATGACACAAAATCGATTGCATTCCCTGTGCCGCTGCGTTTCGCGTTCCAGTTCCCGCAATCGCTGCTTCTCGCGCTCCACCTCCAGTTCCAAAAGACGCTCCTCATCGCGGAGGCGCTCCAATGTGCGGAGGTGCTCCCGATCTCGCTCACGCTGACGTGCTCGATCCCGATCCTCCTGGAGCTCCCTTTCCCGCTCCAGCCGTCGATCCTCCAAAAGCTGACGGTCTCGCTCCCGCTCCTGTTGTCGTTCCAGTACCCTGGCCCTCTCCCGCTGCCGGGGCTCCCATTCCGGACTAGTTCTTGGCCTAGTCTCGCTCACATTGAACTTGGACAGTCGTTTGTCGATGCCAAAGGTACCAGAAGATGTGGGAGAACTCCACTCCTGCTGCGTTTTGTGCTTCACCTCGTCCGTATTGTTCAGCAGATAGGCATCCGCCTCAATCTTTATGCTCACGTTGTTGTCCACCTCGGATTGCGGATCCACACTGCAGATGTTTATGCTAATCCCGCATCCGCTTCTCTTGGTCTGCAGCTGGGAGTTGGAACCACTGGAGAAGGTGGTGGTTGAGGGAAGTCGGACACCACCAGTCGTGGACCGCAGAGCACCCAAGCTACTCTTACTCAGGGTCATGGTACTCCCACCACGTCTCATTGATTGACACTCCCCGCTCAGACAGCAGGTCCTCAGGAGCGGGAAGTCCGTGACAGTGGGAGAACGTCTTGTCTGTGGAGGCACCGGCACCGGCACAGGCACACTCGGTCTCCCAGGCGGAGTCACCCAAGGTTGCGAGGGCATAGCCCTGGAGTCACGCAGAAGCTGACGTCTCCGGTGCTCGACGAAGGAACTGGTGGGTGGCCGCCTTGAGGCGGGAATGTACTCGGGATCGTGGCTAAACCTGGGATTGTAATAGAAGGTCTGGAAGGAGGGCTTCCTCACCAGTGGCGGCGCAGTCGGCCTCTGATAGTTCTGGGCCGGATAAAACGGCTTGTCGGCATAGCGAAAGTTGTACGACTGAATTTTGAAAGGGTCCCCATGGAAGACATCGGCCGCCTGACGACGCGATGGATCTGTTACAAAAAAAGGCCCTGGGAATTATTTTTGACAGTGCTTAGTTCTAGAACACCAACTCACACAAAACACGATTCATTGAGGGCAGATAATTTTGGGCTTTCCAAGAACGTGTGGCCAAAGAGACTGTGAGTT is part of the Drosophila biarmipes strain raj3 chromosome 2R, RU_DBia_V1.1, whole genome shotgun sequence genome and encodes:
- the LOC108029470 gene encoding serine/threonine-protein kinase fray2 isoform X1 — translated: MNRVLWPFFVTDPSRRQAADVFHGDPFKIQSYNFRYADKPFYPAQNYQRPTAPPLVRKPSFQTFYYNPRFSHDPEYIPASRRPPTSSFVEHRRRQLLRDSRAMPSQPWVTPPGRPSVPVPVPVPPQTRRSPTVTDFPLLRTCCLSGECQSMRRGGSTMTLSKSSLGALRSTTGGVRLPSTTTFSSGSNSQLQTKRSGCGISINICSVDPQSEVDNNVSIKIEADAYLLNNTDEVKHKTQQEWSSPTSSGTFGIDKRLSKFNVSETRPRTSPEWEPRQRERARVLERQQERERDRQLLEDRRLERERELQEDRDRARQRERDREHLRTLERLRDEERLLELEVEREKQRLRELERETQRHRECNRFCVIQEESSNQRLEHLQRKPDNPQPPVPMTSHLYAVTSDDRLPGMAFCDLSSRRPQRLHTSMRDLPRSKKKRRARAVQDARTVRSANLSLTPPPIFTRNSSSRSPIPSRAPTSRSSSHNRSADPSSTRSPTPNRAYQESTTPSTPRILDRCSSGTSNGNVHVTVTTSGGRSNCSMRRSSNQRVSEPKVLNGSHPFVTTLNHMPIRITTSRTADRDLAFSLNHVRIRGSSPVPREGRSSAGGQDACQVNINVYSQKLRLMRI
- the LOC108029470 gene encoding transcription initiation factor TFIID subunit 3 isoform X3 gives rise to the protein MNRVLWPFFVTDPSRRQAADVFHGDPFKIQSYNFRYADKPFYPAQNYQRPTAPPLVRKPSFQTFYYNPRFSHDPEYIPASRRPPTSSFVEHRRRQLLRDSRAMPSQPWVTPPGRPSVPVPVPVPPQTRRSPTVTDFPLLRTCCLSGECQSMRRGGSTMTLSKSSLGALRSTTGGVRLPSTTTFSSGSNSQLQTKRSGCGISINICSVDPQSEVDNNVSIKIEADAYLLNNTDEVKHKTQQEWSSPTSSGTFGIDKRLSKFNVSETRPRTSPEWEPRQRERARVLERQQERERDRQLLEDRRLERERELQEDRDRARQRERDREHLRTLERLRDEERLLELEVEREKQRLRELERETQRHRECNRFCVIQEESSNQRLEHLQRKPDNPQPPVPMTSHLYAVTSDDRLPGMAFCDLSSRRPQRLHTSMRDLPRSKKKRRARAVQDARTLPFSYTFSSSHIPLLFS
- the LOC108029470 gene encoding serine/threonine-protein kinase fray2 isoform X2, yielding MNRVLYPSRRQAADVFHGDPFKIQSYNFRYADKPFYPAQNYQRPTAPPLVRKPSFQTFYYNPRFSHDPEYIPASRRPPTSSFVEHRRRQLLRDSRAMPSQPWVTPPGRPSVPVPVPVPPQTRRSPTVTDFPLLRTCCLSGECQSMRRGGSTMTLSKSSLGALRSTTGGVRLPSTTTFSSGSNSQLQTKRSGCGISINICSVDPQSEVDNNVSIKIEADAYLLNNTDEVKHKTQQEWSSPTSSGTFGIDKRLSKFNVSETRPRTSPEWEPRQRERARVLERQQERERDRQLLEDRRLERERELQEDRDRARQRERDREHLRTLERLRDEERLLELEVEREKQRLRELERETQRHRECNRFCVIQEESSNQRLEHLQRKPDNPQPPVPMTSHLYAVTSDDRLPGMAFCDLSSRRPQRLHTSMRDLPRSKKKRRARAVQDARTVRSANLSLTPPPIFTRNSSSRSPIPSRAPTSRSSSHNRSADPSSTRSPTPNRAYQESTTPSTPRILDRCSSGTSNGNVHVTVTTSGGRSNCSMRRSSNQRVSEPKVLNGSHPFVTTLNHMPIRITTSRTADRDLAFSLNHVRIRGSSPVPREGRSSAGGQDACQVNINVYSQKLRLMRI